The following nucleotide sequence is from Branchiostoma lanceolatum isolate klBraLanc5 chromosome 18, klBraLanc5.hap2, whole genome shotgun sequence.
TATTTCCGTTGCAATAGAAAAAGTCATACATACACCAAACCTAGGTCCTCTTTATGTTGACACCTTGCATAATAGTATATATCATATAATCGATGTCGAATGCGATGGcgtcctgatgcatttcagtttcaaactgtatttgttggatcacttgaAACGAAATCTAAGCAACAAAAGAAGGAAATGTACTGACCCCATTTTTTTCATGGccgtaatcagaaacacaacattcatTTTTCTAGGCCTCTTTGTATTCCCATTCAAGTGCAAGGCTCAGTACCAGTATTTCTCAAGCCTGTATAATACAATAGGGTTAGACCCTAGTAGATAGTTCTTGTATCTTTATGCAGCAtctttacattttgatatacGACACTAGAAATTAGAAACTAAATCTGAAATTACACAAAGAGCTAGAACATGTATCTTCAACTTACAACTTCACTTCTTTACAACTTTACAACATTCAACCATTATGTAAACGTTATTCAACTAAGTCATTGCTAATCTGCAACTGGGGCAAACTTGCACTCTCCGCATTACGTAGGGTATAGTGTTGATAAGATGCACATGAAGAGGACAGCTGCTGTTCCATATGTCAGACAGCTAGTCCATTAGTAGCTTGAGCAGTAAGCTATTCTCTTTCTCACTATCTGATGAGCTGGTTTGTTGCTGTGAAAAAAAGATTGTACATGTGAAATATGTACTTAAACACACCCTTTGCTCTTAATTTGAACATGACAACATGTTAACTTAAAGGCAGAAAATTGTGATCTGGCAAAATATGTCGACAGAGAATGCAGGATGCTACgaatgtgttagggtggtctcCCACTCCCACAAATCCTGAATTTCAAGTCAAATGCATTGATCTAAAGAGACAGAAAACGAAGCTGAAAAGTTCTCACAGTCTTTTAAGGGAATGTCTTAAAACTAAATTTGACAGACTTTGGTTTGGATCTCTACTGACAAAATCCGAgatacaaattgaatgtatcTGTTAACAGAGACTCCGGTCTTCTTCCAGATAGCAATCTTCACTAACATGTACTGTATCCGGACTCATCAACCATCACATAACAGAAACAGGGGACGTCACACGCTGTCATAAATAGATTTGATCTATACTATAACAGTTATAGACGAGGCTATGGAAGTCccctgtatttttgttgtggCTTAAGTTTACATTTGACCTGCATGCAATACTCCAGCTACTGTTGTGCTGTTTTGATGTTGCCTTATATACAAAACCTTTTTATAGCAGACTCACAGTTAAAGCCACAATGTATTTCATCTCTAATGTCACATTGCACATTTACATTAATTTGTCACAGTCTTCATCATTCCAATGCATACATATACATTAACATAAACATCGTAcgctttttcttctttgacagGGAAGAACAATGTCTTCTGTGAAGTAATCAAGAATGCCATACCTTCATCCCATCTTTGCCTCCGTTTCCACTACTACTGCTTCTTGTTGCCTCCTGTACACATATGAATCCAGAATTCATATTAAGCACTACAGGCCAATGTCACTTCTGACTTGAGACAGAAACACATCAGACCCAAGGGACTTCCATAAGGCAAACGTTAAAACGTTTTGGTTTGATGGGAACAAttctttcatgtacatttgtatgtcaccTTCATGATCAAATATGTCCAAAATATTTCCCAACATGACACAGTAACAACATGGAGAAGTTATCCATGACATCAGAGAGTGATATTTTGATGAGGGAATGCAATCCAAGTTACTAAATATATATAGCTCTCTTGTGCTATAATATTAAAGTAAATAGTGATTCCATGACCCCTCATCTTTTCTCTCTCTGtgatgttacatttataatTATTTAACACAGTGAAGTGGTACAACACAACAGAAACGGAATAAAACATAGAAAGCAAATACCTCACTCATATCCACAGGTACACCATCATTAGAGTATGATTCACAGAAAATCATGCGGGGGGGGCAGCAACCCAACAGTCAAATGCAACAGACAGAAAGTTAAATGATACTGTTTTAGGACACCTCCAGACACCACTACTGCGGCCAAGCGCTCGTGACATCATGACGTGACAGCGGCAGTGGTGCCTGGGACAAAGACGCGCATGCAAATCACAGCTACGACTGACTGTTGGCCAGAATTCACCCCTTTGATGATAGGAACATCATTTACATGCAAATCGCTTTCTTCAATAGCACGGCAAAAGTTGCAAATGGCAGGAGAACTTTGAAGGACTTAATGAAAAACAAGTTAGAACTGGACTTTGGGGTATGTCTATCAATTTAGTATACCGGTAGTAGGCTTTctaattttaagtttagcctctctttaaaaacaacaccaaagcctcttaccacaaaattaatTCCCTGCAAACTGAAATCAATTTATGGGCCCATCGagcatccctcaacagagatggGGGCCGATACCAACTGCAGGGACTTTTGACCGTTGCTGACATCGCACATCGGCTCATCAGGTCAAGTGACATGGGCTTCaggtcaaatcaacttgagacGGACCAGAGAACTGGTCAAAACCTTGTTGGTAagaacttaggccacaccaatttattttcttggttgacggaataaaaaaacattttggtttaaatgctagattggaaaaacaacatgaaaacagaatctcagaggaatgtttttactttggtgcacacagtttcagggagtgaacagggtcaggtgcaagttttcaccccagccttctgtatcaatgatttgtttttgctaaaattaaaaatcaaaatctgttaaccaagaaattaaattggtgtggccttagctttgTGTACAGATTTAGCGTTTGAATTTATCAATATGTCAATTTATGGTATCATCATCAAAGGGGTGCATCCGGAGAGGGAGAGATTAGAGAATCATGGTCCAGATCACCACATGCATACCTTCAAGTCACTTTGTGAGCATCCTGATTCACCAAGAGAGCTACCTGAATCAGAGGTCGGGCCAAACCGACCGCTCGGATCCCTGAGGGCATCCGCCCCAAACTGGCTCTTCGGAGGCCCCCCGTGGGGACTTATCAGTCCCGCACTAGTCGGAAGAGACATTCCCACTCTGGCACCTGTAAGGTAATGCGAAAAGATGAGTTTATATTCTTcatttattgaatgaatgaagacctttataaTTGCACATTATTGCCACAccgggtttagtacaggtcacaacaaaataaaacctgttgaacagatacagttaacagatacaaaataaaagtaACTATCAATTTAGATGAATTCAACTTCTCCTTGATTGTCAGTTATAGTAGAGATAAATGAACAGATAagatatgtttatttgttttataatCACTAAGAAGACTAGTTCCCTAATATAGTGGCTCTGTGTCCTGGGCTATAAAAAAAAGACAGGCACGGCCCTATACAGCAAAAGGTGTGCGCTTTTCACTTTATGCAACCGTAACATCAGCCACGTACTGACAGAGGTTGTTTTTACATGGTCACAACAACTGATAAATATTAAGTATTTGTAAGTCACCACTTACCAGCATATGACTGCATTTGACTGCTGCTCGATGTAACAGCTGATGGCATAAAGTTGGGTCTGGAGGCTACAGAGGACACTGGGGACAAGAGCTGACCAGAGGATACTGGGGACAAGAGCTGACCAGAGGATACCGGGGACAAGAGCTGACCAGAGGATACCGGGGACAAGAGCTGACCAGAGGACGTCGGGGACAAGAGCTGTCCAGGACCAGGGGATGTTGGGGACAAGATCTGGCTGAAAGGTGACTGTGGCATTCCACCATGGCCTGCATTCCCCTGATTCATCTGAGTGTTCTGGAATAGAAGAAAACGACTTTCAGTCACTTGCTGGAATCTTGTAGCCTGAGTGCCCTCCTAGGGAAGCGAGACTCAGTATAGAATTAGAAGCCTTGATAGTAAATTTAACCTTAAAAGCTTGTAAATTGAATGTATACAGTATTCAACTGCAACATTTCAAGAAATACATCTTGAACCTTATATcggatagcacccaggctagaaaTCTTGCTCAACCTCCATGTTTGTTGGTAGAAGCAAGTTcaatatacaagtcatgtacttgAGAAATCATTTTAAAATAATTCTTTTCACTAGGAATTTGAGGGGAAAAAGAGGAAAAGGTGCACAAATAACACTGTTTCAGGTGTTCATCCTGAAACATATTGTCCTTGATTACATCATTTATCATTTTCCCTGCCAAATGATTTATTCTGGTTTGTCCTCACCATTGGGAAGTCCTGGTTCCTGTCTTGTACAGAGAAAGCCACGCCCTGGGCCCGCCTCGGGGACAGCTGGGCCATGCCAGGTAACGCCGTCTGGCCCAGTCGGGGCTGGCCCATCGGAGAACGCTGCTGCATCCTGGGCAAGGAGTTCTGGGACGCAGGGCTAGCCATCTGGGACTGATGCGGGCCTGAGAACCCACCTGTGGTACAATGTCAagataaaatacattttactaCCTACTTCTAAATTAATGCCATCTAATGAATGGAGCTCCTATTTTCAGAATCTTAGTACTACTTAGTACTACTCTTCTCCAGTATGGAAATAATGGTAATAACTGCTTTGTAGTTCATTTACAACAGTGCAAAAAATGCAATTAAAGTACTGAGTGTTATCAAATGCAATTGTGAAGTCAGtaaatttgatatacatgttcCCACTTTCTGACATGACAGATTACTCTCACCTTGCTGGATGCTGTGCATGTTGGAAGGACGCTGTTGCATCATAGAACTTCCAGTGGGGCCCATCTGCTttaaaaaagtaaacaaattgcAGGCTTTAATCTTGTGAAATCTCTATAATGGacatcctttttttcaaatttttattgTGATCACCTTCAAATGTTCTTTATCAGAAGGCAGCTTTATGAAAATGACTTGTACTTGTATAGGAGAACACAAGAGCCTGGGAGACAGGGATAGCACTGTTATTAATCAGAAGGCTACCTCTAACGCCCAGCTATTACTGGAACAACCCTTCATAATTTTATAAAATGCCGGTGCAGtggcctaattggtagagtgttcgccttgcatacagtAGGTCTTGAGTTCGATCCCCgtccgggtcataccaaagactttaaaaatggtacatacttctttctctgctcagcactcagcatttgggaaagagtatggaagttaaacacacacatcactaccagcagaccagccccctgctgtagtgacttgcacttgtgtggcccaagggcttcgattgggagatgggcgcccccctacgcatcttcAATGTatgggaccactttaacttttttttttatggaTGATCTAAATCACTACTCTGTATGTAGAGAAACCAGTTAAAGCACCTGTCGATAAGGCATCCGAGGTGTCAGAGGAGAGACCAGCCCCCCCTGTGATGTCACAGGATTTCCTGCCATCTGATTGGGTGGCACCATTTGGTTTGGTGATGTCATCAAGTTGGGTGATGTCATCCCTGGGCTGGATGGTGTCCTTGACCTTGGGGCTATCATCTGGTTGGGTGACATCAGCGGAGGTCCCATTTGGTTTCCCGgcatctgattggttgattgcaTCGACATGGCTTTAGACGTCATCAGCTGAGCCGACGGCGAGATTTGGTTTGGCGGAGCCACCTGATTGGGCGAAACGATTGGGCCAGGGGTCATGCTGACGAGCGATGTCATAGCGTTGGGCGACATCATGCCTCCGTTCTGGTTCCTGACGTTGGCGCCCATCATCGGCTGGTTGATTGACAGGTTTGCAGGCCGCACCATCCGGGCGCGAAGCTGCTGCGAAGGTTGCCCTGGCATGGCGGATCTAGCCTGAAAACCTGCAGAAAAGAGAATCAGAAAATCATTAAAAACTCAAAACGGaggaaacaacaacattcaTCTATCATGAAAGTAAGGGTCGATGTAAATCTATAAATTTTAAAACACTTTTGGATCTTTCTTGATAAGCAAATTCTGAAAGTTGAATACCTCTAAAATCATATTGaattaagttgaaaatagaAGACAGAATACTATATGTAATAATTGTAGAAAGAAGCACAAAATTATGGTTGTATGTTAACTCGAAAAGAAGTATAATCAGAGCTTTAAATATGGTGCCACTGAAACTTGGAAATAATATAAAAACTTTGAATCCATGATTCCATGTATAAAACAATTCTCACCTTGGTTGATGTTGCTGCCCTGCTGTGATGGGAAAACTGAGCTTTGGGTGCTCATGTTACTTTGGCCACCCTGGGGGTGGGGGATGCCATTGTTTACACCCTGGGGGTGGGGGATGCCATTGTTCACACCCTGGGGGTGGGTGATGCCGTTGTTCACACCCTGGGGGTGGGTAATGCCATTGTTCACACCCTGGGGATGGGTGATGCCGTTGTTCACACCCTGGGGGTGGGTAATGCCTGTGTTCACACCCTGGGGGTGATTGATACCACCATTACCACCCTGGGGATGGTTCATGCTGCTATTAACGCCCTGGGGAAAGTTCATGCCAGAAGTCGAGCCTTGGGGGCGACTGATACCCCCACCCTGGGGGCGGTTGATACCCCCACCCTGGGGGCGATTGATACCCCCACCCTGGGGGCGGTTGATACCCCCACCCTGGGGGTGGTTGATACCCCCACCCTGGGGGAGGTTAGCACCTCCTGCCTGTTGCACATTTATGGCATTGCCAGGCTGGGCCATGTTCATGCCAGCCCCACCCCCCTGGGGAAAGTTTGCCCCACCCCCACCGGTGGGGAAGTTCAGAGGGTTGTTGGGTAGGCCAGCCATGTGGGATGCTGCTGACGGATTGGACGCCATTCCctggaaaatgaagagagaATCGTCATAAATAGACTgctcccatagccccgcccatctCTGTCAAAACCATAATGCAGATTGAGAAGTTCAGCATAAAAATGCATACAtgtgacagacatgcagccactctctcattggtcaaagcGCTAATTGCCACAATCTCATTCGCTGCACTGAACCATTTTTGATTCTCTTTTGCTTATTCATTTTCCCTCTTTGTCTAACTGCATTTTTTCCTGTCTGAATTTGATTTTCTGaattctatttctatttttacaatgtacatatatactcCCTTCCCCCCTTCAATTAAAGTTAACAGTTCTTAACCATCAGCACTCTAGAAGTAGCCACTTGGCacacaattccctattggttacagagtttatctatttattctcAAATGTCACAGCACACTACACTGATTCTCTAGGCAGCCCAGCTtatgtttgagagtcaacaCTTATGGACAGAAGAATACATGGCatggcaatttacacatcactacTTAATATACAATGTTACAAAGTTAAGCAGCAAAGGGAACTTAATCTGCACCACTGGGATAACATCTTTTATCTACAGACCTGTGCCTGAGCCTGTACTTGTGCCAGGGCCTGTGCCTGTGCCTGTCTCCTCTGCAGCTGGATCCTCTGTAGCTGTAGGCGCTGCTCGTTGCTGAGGTTCGGGAGGCGGTAGTTCCCTCCTCCTGCATCAATTCAtcacatttcattttgtttaatttactgtctaacaatttttgtactttgtatttgatttaattgtatctAATTTTGCACTCCGGGAAGAATAGCgtaaaatttgtgaaaattgaacaCTAATTGAGATCTGAATAAATCTGACTTCCttcaagagactcttgaagtaacagaAATTACCAAAACTAACAGACACGGatcatgaaccagctttcgctcTACTATGtgtttgtaccatgtatatgtaaatgatatatgttgatagagttacatgtattaggacttaaatgatgtGATCTgtatatctctgttatatttcattACACCATTAACttttccctcatgacctcaatgaatgCTTGTCATGAagaaacaaaggttcaaacaaacaaacgaacctgCTGCGGCAAGCCGGGCCTGCAGCTGTCTctgctgcagcagcagctgcgACTGGCGCCTCTGCAGCATATTGTACAGTTGCTGCTGTGTGTGAGGCATCATGGGACGGCTGTtgctctgaaaaaaaaaaaaaagattgcacCTATCATTACAACCGCCATACTGTTGTTTGAATAATGTTACaatacaggctgatttgagctacTAGTGAATAAAGacaggttcaaacaaacaaaaataccacAAGCTGGTATGAAAATTCAAAAGATTTTACTGCACTCTGTGATGTGACGTTTACAAAATTTTTAATGCgctgtttttgtgaaaatacaAACTGTATATAATCGTCTTGTCTCTCACCATTACCTGGTTCCTGGCCATCGCCATCGCTTGCTGCTGTGGCATGCTGGGTCGGTTGGCACCAGCAGGGAATGAGGTACTGCTGGGCACCTTGGGCTGGCCCTGCGTCAGGTTTCTGTTTGGCTGTTGTGCAAAGCAAAGGTGCATAATCTCATAAATCATGCGACATCATGCAGAACTTAGGCAGAACTTGGAGAGCACAAACTGCCACCAAGGCAACATCAAAACCGTCTTCAACTTCTCTGCTCATAAATGCATGCTAAGAAAACCTGGGTAAACGTACATTTGCAACatcaagtcaaccgtacacacttaTGTCAGGTCTTCAGGAAAGACGCTTGATCAAAGCTGACACTTAGACATGTTTTACTGGTGTGGCTTCTTCAATGGTTGGGTTCAAATGAGCAcaggtacatgttgtacatgtacaatgaattcTTACTTTTGATAAAATGTTTTACAGGCCAGATGCATAGTGCCCTACTAGTAAGTAGCTTTGCAAATCTCAAAGTTTAGTCAAATTGAGTGTGTGGGCTTAAACAAAATCAGTTTATGGGAATCATACAGTTCCAGCATCCTTTCCATATTACagtttttatttgattttgaggTTGCCAATCATATTTACCAAATGCTAAGAAAACACTTATTTCATGGCAGAGGGAACTGCTACAATGAGTTCAATCAAACAGAGAaactgtagcctgggtgccatcctatttctaccagggctcctacattTGCTAttattttagggtagcgaatgtaggagccccggtagaaataggatggcacccaggctaagaaaCTACGCTGCTAAAAACAAAACTCACCATGCCCATGTTTGGCAGTTGCTTTGGTGGCATGCCTCGCACTGGAGACAAGGGGATCTGGCTGGGATCCTGCTCCTGCCCCACCATCCCTGCACCTGCCACAGACGGACCGACCCCCAGGTCACCACCCGGACCCATCTGAGCGAACACCTGCAAACCATCCATTCCACCATCCAGCATGGAGAAGTCACCGCCTTCTGTTCCCGGAGTCATCGGGACACTCCCGGCGGATGGTGCAATCCCAAGCAGTTGGTCGATTTCGCACAGAATGGAACTGTCGCTCTTTAGAACACTCTCCAGCTGGGCGACTAGGTCCCCTCCCTGTGGCGGGTCGGACCAACCCATCACAGAACCACCCATCTGGTTAAAGCGATTCACTCCTGGACTCTGCTGAGTCCCAAGAAGGCTACTGTTTCCTTGGAGTCCAAGAAGGCTTTCCAACTCAGCGATCACTTGTTCGCTATTCTGTAGGCTTCCCGCACTCAGACTCGGCGGACCTGCCGCATTGTCAAGGCCCTTCGAGCCTTGGCTCGATGGATCGGAGTTGAGTCTTTGGGTAGGGTTGCCGCCGAGGATGCCAAGGTTTAAGTTCGTCCCTGCGGTGGCAGTGATTGGGAGAGCCGCTTGGGGAAACGAAGATGGCATGATGGACACGTGCCCGACGTTTCCACCGGCCGTGTGGAACTGCATGGTGTCTTGCGTAGATCTCACGTCCCTACCACCACCTCTGGCACCACCCTGTATGCTGTTCAGCAGGCTGTCTCCCTCCTGTTTTATGAGATCGAGAAGAGCTTCATCGTCCCAATCAGCTACATTGCTTGGCATGGTGTCGAGTGGTGCACTGCCGGTAGCAGCTAGGAGGTTCTGCAGGATTTTATTGACTTGCTCctgtttctccttcttctccagtTCTTCGTTTGTGCTTGTGCTGTCCGCCATCCTGACCGTGGCTCCCTGCAGGACACTGGCGGTTTTTGGAGAGTCGTCGTCTTTGAGCATCCTCTCAAGGAGTACTTCCTTACGTTGTCTTTCCCTCTCTTCCAGGGTCAGTCCGGTGTCGTTCTCACCACGCTTGTCCGTACTAAGCAGCTGTCGCAGCAATGGCGTCTCTAATGCAGCATCTGTCAATTCCTCATCACCACCTGGAGTTGTCGTATTGCCTTGATTTAAGCCCGGAACTATCGGCTCTATTCGCTTGGCGGATGGACCAGAACCTATTGGGCTCACGTTTGGACAGTTGGACTGCCTCAAACCTACCGACATGTCAATATTTTGTCTAATGTTCGGTACTGTTGGTTGCAGTCCTACCCTTTTGCTCACAGTCTGTTCAGCTATTGCCTTCCCTGTTTTCGACACATTTTTCGAGAGGCTGTCACAACTTGTGCTGTCCGCAGAAATTTTCTGCTCCTCCGATAAGGAGGTTACCAACTTCTTTCCAAGGAGCATGGGCTTGTGTGGGCCTGCCTTTTCCGAGCTAGGTTTGCCGAGTTCTTTTTCCATTTGCGGATGCCGCTGTTCGGGAAGGACGACAGCAACTTGCTGTCCCGACCGCGCTGTGCTCCAGGTGGGCATAGTGGCCGCAGGGCTGGCGATACTCGACACAGACTGCGTTGTGACCGTGGTGGTTGTAGTCATGCCACTGGCCAGGGATGTCATCGGGATCTCTGTCTCCTGGCTTTGCATCGACGGTCTGGTTTCCAGCAGCTTGTGAAGTAGAGTTGCGTCCCCGCTACGACTGTCGCTCGACTCCGACTCCCTGCTATCCTCCCTCGTGAAAACCTCGTTTGGGATGTCCCCACAGGAGCTGGACACCGTCTCGCTTTCAAACAGCGACAGGTCGGCACACGACCCCGGTCTGCTGAGCTCCTGCGTGAGCAGTCTGTGCAGTCGGGGGTGGCGCGAGATGTCGTGGGACTTCCTGGAGATAGCCGCGAGAGAttcctgctgctgctgcttgAGTTTATCCACGTTCCGCATGCGCGAGTGAAGCTGGTGGAGCACCCCCACCACCATCTCCTGCTGGCTGGACAGCGGCAGGTGGCCCTTGAAGAGGTTACTCCACACGGTTAAGGAGCTCCCCGAGGGGGTTGATTTCGGGGGGCTGCTCTCGGTCGTCGTTGCTGTCTTCTCTGGACCTGACGTAGGCACTTCAACACTCTTTGGCGACTCCTCCTcatccttcttctcctcctcttgGGTTGGCTCCTCTTCCTCCTTTTCTAATACAGGAGGGGATGAAGGAGCGACGGATGCCGTGCAGGTGGGTTTGGGACGTTCTACCGTCTCCATAGGAATAACGTCATCTGCGGAGGATGCGGCTGGCTTGGTCTGCTCGGGAGCCTTTGGTGAGTTCATCAGCATTTGCAGCATGAGTTTGGACTGGGGCGGCTTGTCACTTTCAACAACCTCACTCATAGCCTTACCTGAAAAGACGAATGTAGAAATACAATCAGTCATGTACATAGTCCACAATCCAATTTCAATCTTTATTACAAAGCCTTACACTAGTTCTAGCTTGTTCTAGCCTACTTAATGCTTGGTTGACTTAATCATTAACCAGCACAATTACATGATTATTGGCAGAGGTAAAAGAAATCTGAAACCACTTCTTGGATCTATTTCTTTCCTAGAAATTCTGTGTTTTTTCTAGTCCATAGCCTCCCCACCAAAAATTATAAAGGTCAAGGTTTTATTTGCAATATGCAGCTTTAAAACTTGTTACAAAGAATACAGCCAATATTCCATAACTGCagagaaacaaggaaaaactCCTGgattcataaatcttataaatcACTGAGATTCTATAAGGCCAAAGCAAAACTAATGCAAAAATACTCAACCTAAGCTACTAAATTTTAACATGTAATAAAACAGCCAGCAAATActggtaaaaaaatgaattcctTGAGCTTGGAACAAATAATGTTAACATAGGGCAAACTCCCCCATACATACCTGACATGGCACTGAGCAGGTTGGTGATGGTTTGGCTGCTGGTGGtattggttgccatggtaacagatgGTTGGGATGTGGAGGACAGCCCAGGGATGTAGCTGGAGGACCCAAGGATGGATTGAAGGATGCAGTCAGTCATGGTCCCTTGTACAGGCACGTTGGGAACATTGCTGTCTCTGTAGACAAATATTCAAAAGTTTTATTTGCTAATTCGTCCATTTTTGCTCTAAACTTAGacgaacttcaatttttgttaaACCCTAAAACATCAACAACTTATCATGTCATAACTCAATTCGCTTGATCCTACGAACAAATTCAATCATTCTTGACAAAGTAATAACCcttaaacacaacaaaaaagttAGCTACttttggggagctttcgagacgtaCTCTGTCTGTTCTTCAACCTGgtaagtcagatctcgtctaggagttctcttgtcacgtgccTGATGATGCTGactatcacgtgacaagagacagtaattaatactttacatttggaaccgcatcatctcaccattgttgcttaacagtatCTATTAATTAAACAacactttacgtttgggactgcattgtcagcagtaacacctagcttcagtgcacagtgaactagtcagtattgccctgatgaagatggctgacagctgtcaaaatgtcggctcttgtaaaatgcttagttgtgaataaaagaaccttgctattcaattATCATATAGTTATCACACTCCTGGCAGCTTCATTCAATTACAACCTTAAAGATTCTACTGTGTACAAAGGGATATCATTTTATTCAAGTTGTACTTTTATCAACTTATAATCATTCTTTGTCAATTAAACTCTGCAGCTGACCAAATAAGAAATTCTCTGTATTCTTATCAATTAATGAATTAGATCTTCACCTGATGAGAGAATACATAGACATGATGTATTGGGGCTCCTTGCTCTCGGCATTTCGAAACAACTTGCTCTTTGTCTGGGCGTGAACCCAGTTACCTCCCGGCAGTTGAAACTTGTAGATTTGACTTGTGGCCGTGCCACATGCCATTACTGTAAGGATAGAGTATGTCATGTTAAGCAGATGACAGTGATTTACCAAAAGGTTTCAGTCTCCTGTTAACATTAAATGTGTGGCCCTAGGGctttagaaatggagatgggcactgccctgtACAACAAACGCTGTataacttgacttttttttcttttaaaacaccACCAAATCAAGGTTTTGAATATAGCATTACCTTTATTGCCTAAGCAAAGACTTATTTTTTTCTAGCAAGCTAGAAAATCGCCACAGTCTAACTGGAAACTATGAAATATCTATCCAGTTATGGTCTGAGGCAAGAAGGAAAATGCACCTTTTCTGCTACAGATCCCTTGTCCAGTGATAGCCTACACATAGATAAAATTACACTATCATCTTTGAAAAATAAGCAATTTCTGATCAAACATTTGAGTTgagt
It contains:
- the LOC136423784 gene encoding nuclear receptor coactivator 2-like isoform X3, whose protein sequence is MSGHGSDTAPLVRKRKLSDSQDNAVMSKCVQEKRRREQEKMYIEELAELISSNMENLMTIKADKCAILQEAVKQIKALRHQEESAAREAVQQSDVSSSGQSLLPSNVLGNLLLEALNGFLFVVNSQGKLEFISNNVQNYLSYTHDELMGSSVYNIIHVGDHTQFVNCLLPMSLGNGVGWGADAAGKKCRSFQCRMMVKLEAEEDMEKHRTQTPQYKTMQCSAVYHPHPTKGKTEDGNDVPEACLVCIASKVAEANDVETVMPLEQFSTRQDVKGKILAVDTSGLSTSVPHGEIVRRCLTELYKDCEAWVMSKHHREVMACGTATSQIYKFQLPGGNWVHAQTKSKLFRNAESKEPQYIMSMYSLISQHHQARDKRTPRRDLTYQVEEQTEYVSKAPQKDSNVPNVPVQGTMTDCILQSILGSSSYIPGLSSTSQPSVTMATNTTSSQTITNLLSAMSGKAMSEVVESDKPPQSKLMLQMLMNSPKAPEQTKPAASSADDVIPMETVERPKPTCTASVAPSSPPVLEKEEEEPTQEEEKKDEEESPKSVEVPTSGPEKTATTTESSPPKSTPSGSSLTVWSNLFKGHLPLSSQQEMVVGVLHQLHSRMRNVDKLKQQQQESLAAISRKSHDISRHPRLHRLLTQELSRPGSCADLSLFESETVSSSCGDIPNEVFTREDSRESESSDSRSGDATLLHKLLETRPSMQSQETEIPMTSLASGMTTTTTVTTQSVSSIASPAATMPTWSTARSGQQVAVVLPEQRHPQMEKELGKPSSEKAGPHKPMLLGKKLVTSLSEEQKISADSTSCDSLSKNVSKTGKAIAEQTVSKRVGLQPTVPNIRQNIDMSVGLRQSNCPNVSPIGSGPSAKRIEPIVPGLNQGNTTTPGGDEELTDAALETPLLRQLLSTDKRGENDTGLTLEERERQRKEVLLERMLKDDDSPKTASVLQGATVRMADSTSTNEELEKKEKQEQVNKILQNLLAATGSAPLDTMPSNVADWDDEALLDLIKQEGDSLLNSIQGGARGGGRDVRSTQDTMQFHTAGGNVGHVSIMPSSFPQAALPITATAGTNLNLGILGGNPTQRLNSDPSSQGSKGLDNAAGPPSLSAGSLQNSEQVIAELESLLGLQGNSSLLGTQQSPGVNRFNQMGGSVMGWSDPPQGGDLVAQLESVLKSDSSILCEIDQLLGIAPSAGSVPMTPGTEGGDFSMLDGGMDGLQVFAQMGPGGDLGVGPSVAGAGMVGQEQDPSQIPLSPVRGMPPKQLPNMGMPNRNLTQGQPKVPSSTSFPAGANRPSMPQQQAMAMARNQSNSRPMMPHTQQQLYNMLQRRQSQLLLQQRQLQARLAAAGGGNYRLPNLSNEQRLQLQRIQLQRRQAQAQALAQVQAQAQGMASNPSAASHMAGLPNNPLNFPTGGGGANFPQGGGAGMNMAQPGNAINVQQAGGANLPQGGGINHPQGGGINRPQGGGINRPQGGGINRPQGGGISRPQGSTSGMNFPQGVNSSMNHPQGGNGGINHPQGVNTGITHPQGVNNGITHPQGVNNGITHPQGVNNGITHPQGVNNGIPHPQGVNNGIPHPQGGQSNMSTQSSVFPSQQGSNINQGFQARSAMPGQPSQQLRARMVRPANLSINQPMMGANVRNQNGGMMSPNAMTSLVSMTPGPIVSPNQVAPPNQISPSAQLMTSKAMSMQSTNQMPGNQMGPPLMSPNQMIAPRSRTPSSPGMTSPNLMTSPNQMVPPNQMAGNPVTSQGGLVSPLTPRMPYRQQMGPTGSSMMQQRPSNMHSIQQGGFSGPHQSQMASPASQNSLPRMQQRSPMGQPRLGQTALPGMAQLSPRRAQGVAFSVQDRNQDFPMNTQMNQGNAGHGGMPQSPFSQILSPTSPGPGQLLSPTSSGQLLSPVSSGQLLSPVSSGQLLSPVSSGQLLSPVSSVASRPNFMPSAVTSSSSQMQSYAGARVGMSLPTSAGLISPHGGPPKSQFGADALRDPSGRFGPTSDSGSSLGESGCSQSDLKEATRSSSSGNGGKDGMKQQTSSSDSEKENSLLLKLLMD